A window from Fragaria vesca subsp. vesca linkage group LG5, FraVesHawaii_1.0, whole genome shotgun sequence encodes these proteins:
- the LOC101312061 gene encoding uncharacterized protein LOC101312061, with product MVRSMLSAVPEKPQGLYDPSPEKPQGPLVASKMKEEEGRLRHFQSNPPLNSPSQPSVAIFWDLETRPPKSVSPFEAAGRLKTAASSFGLVRHMIAYAPRHACNSVPQVVGKIRKERNRVVIRDEANICRVCGRRFYTKEKLVNHFRVHESEHMKRLSQIESASGSRRVKLVGKYAMKMEKYRNAVRDVMIPKQGNGLVSELKRAGFWVRSLPDKPRAGFVVVSDDIVEMMDERRFECLVLVSDDSEFVDVVMEARRRCVKTVVVGDLGDGGLKRAADSGFLWREILLGKAKKEAVSVVRKWKDSDILKRLEWRYKPDEDRRVHRLDDGGDGGSEDEEFESFVGGMNESCLRNDDSRKWWELDSDADAVS from the exons ATGGTCCGGTCCATGCTCTCCGCCGTGCCGGAGAAGCCGCAGGGGCTATACGACCCTTCGCCAGAGAAGCCGCAAGGACCTTTAGTAGCATCGAAAATGAAGGAAGAAGAAGGCAG ACTTCGCCATTTTCAATCCAACCCACCTCTCAATTCTCCATCCCAACCCAGCGTTGCGATTTTCTGGGACTTAGAAACCAGACCCCCAAAATCAGTCTCGCCGTTCGAGGCCGCCGGCAGGCTCAAGACGGCGGCTTCGTCGTTCGGGCTGGTCAGGCACATGATCGCATACGCTCCCCGCCACGCGTGCAACTCTGTTCCTCAAGTTGTGGGGAAGATAAGGAAAGAGAGGAACAGAGTTGTGATTAGAGACGAAGCCAACATTTGCAGGGTTTGTGGGAGGAGGTTTTATACTAAAGAGAAGCTTGTGAATCACTTTAGGGTTCATGAAAGTGAGCACATGAAAAGGCTGAGTCAAATCGAGTCGGCGAGTGGGAGTAGGAGGGTGAAGCTGGTGGGGAAGTATGCAATGAAGATGGAGAAGTATAGGAATGCAGTTAGGGATGTGATGATTCCGAAGCAAGGGAATGGTTTGGTGAGTGAGTTGAAGCGAGCTGGGTTTTGGGTGAGGAGTTTGCCTGATAAGCCTCGGGCTGGTTTTGTTGTGGTGAGTGATGACATTGTGGAGATGATGGATGAGAGGAGGTTTGAGTGTTTGGTGCTTGTTTCGGATGATTCGGAGTTTGTGGATGTTGTGATGGAGGCGAGGAGGAGGTGTGTGAAGACTGTTGTTGTGGGGGATTTAGGAGATGGGGGTTTGAAGAGGGCTGCTGATTCGGGGTTTTTGTGGAGGGAGATTTTGTTGGGGAAGGCTAAGAAGGAGGCGGTTTCGGTTGTGAGGAAGTGGAAAGACAGTGATATTTTGAAGAGGTTGGAGTGGAGGTACAAGCCAGATGAGGATAGGAGGGTGCATAGATTGGATGATGGAGGTGATGGTGGGAGTGAGGATGAGGAATTTGAGAGTTTTGTTGGTGGGATGAATGAGAGTTGTTTGCGAAATGATGATTCGAGAAAATGGTGGGAGCTTGATTCTGATGCTGATGCGGTTTCATAA